Genomic window (Ananas comosus cultivar F153 linkage group 1, ASM154086v1, whole genome shotgun sequence):
TAACAATTGCATCGTACGGAGAACAGAGAAAAGCTCCTCCGGGAAATTCTAAAGAACATAGATACATGTAGACTATAAGAATTATAATATGCAAGAAACAACTATTGCAAGTTTGCAACTATAAAAGATCAGTGTGGTATAAAAAAGATGACATAATTTGGAGATGGCGAGGATTGCCATGGCACCGGCACGGCCCGTGCCGCTGTGCCTTGGATAGAGAGAGAATTCTATTTTCGTATCAGATATTATTGAACAGCATTGACAGTATGCTTGGTAATATCATGGTTGATGTCTTGGAACTCCAAAACAGTGATATACAACAATTAATTTGGTCTACACATCAGTTTTGAAAGAAAACTATATATGATGATTCTTGAGATGTCTACGTTGTATAATGcaaattttatacaaaattgtTTACACATAAACTCCGGAAGTCCTTTATTTTTGCTGTGTTCGGAGTTTAATTCGGAACTGTAGTACATTTCCAACTGCTTTTGTACAACAAGGTTACAGTTAAATTGCTAATTACTTAATGAGAAAGTTTTACGCATATAATGATATTGAGGTACAGGTTTATATAAAACAACAAAGCCTACGGTTATCATTTTGGAGAAAAACTGTACCAactacataataataataatgcagcACCATTTTGCCAAATAAAAGAAAGTGGCATCTATATATTCCACCAAGAATAATTGCATTCATTAATATCATACCCGAACAGCCACTTTTTTCAATGAAGATTCTTCAGAGAATGGTGTCATCACTGTTACCCCAGGAGGAAGTTTAGTGTCGAACATTCTTTGAGCTAGTTGAAGCAGTTCTTGTTGCACATTCACACATGTAGCCAAGGTTTCTATACCGAGCTCCCTACGAGGACGACTTAGCTATAAGATTCAGAGATTTtataacaacaaaataaaagcaaTACTAATGTATATTAGAGGTCATCTAATAATCAAACTATTGTCATATATTTTGTAGCTCAAACAGTAAAAAGAAATGGTCATTGAAAGAAAGAAGGTCGAGGGATATGAGAGTACTTGTAACTTTGTGCAACTCTTGACAAGTCATTGTCAGCGACTGCAAGAATAAGATTTGCATATCCAAGCCGTAAGTCATTGGGAAGTTGCTTCACTTGCCCATAGTCAAGTAAAGCCACCTGATAGGAGAAAGGCATGATGAAAGGAGCATTTACCATTATCCTAAGGACTAGATCTTAAAGTGAGAAGTATTTTGCAAGAGCACTCGCCTCTGAGTCCTTGCAGATGAGGATGTTTCCAGGATGTGGATCTGCATGGAAAAAACCATCCTTCAAGATCATTTGGCCATAAGCAAGCGTCAGGTTTTTTAAGATTTTCCTGCATTAACACATTTTTTTCGAATAAACAATGAATGCACTTATCTAGTTGGTGGAGAAAAATAGATAAGCTTCAAAGCATGGTCCAACTTAAAAAGGAAGCGGAACTAGGTACACGGCATAAAAGCTAATACCACGGCCTATACAACTGTACAAAAAAGCCATTTATTCAGCTACAAATGCAATTGTACGCTTAGGTAAGTTTAGAAATATGCAGATACAAGgtcaataatataaattaatcgCCTAAACACATTGGTTGCATAATTGCTTTTTACGGACTTCTCATGGTACATCTTGGGCTTTATGTATTTCTAGCGTTTTCCTATTAACAACAGGGATGGTACATCTTCGCATTTTGAATATTAGCTATCTTAAAATATCAACATCAAACTAGTGATGGTTGCTGTAAtgatccagcccactagcattaataacttgttgggcccaaaccgTCGATGCAAAATGATTAAGCCTATTTATTAGTATTAGAATTCATGATCCTTATTTTTCCAATCATAATTCATTTCCCATCAATGCGGGACTACTGGGGTGTCACAGTTGTCATTTGGTAATCATTACAGCTGTCAAAAACTAGCATGAGTATCAGACCTGAAGATGACCAGAGACCCCACGAGTTGTCACTGTCAGTTCTTACACTGCTACTTTATTAAGTGGTAAGATGATCTCCAAAGAAACAAAATACCCTCAATGAGAAATGCTGACCCAAAAGGCTTAGACAACCTCATCTCAAAAAGAAAGGATGGATTCTTACTACTACTAACTAATAATAAGGCATCAAATATGTAAACAAACATGATATTACTAGAGAACATACTCAATGAAGTTACTGTCACTTAATTGAACTTGTCAGACACTACAGACTTTCCCCTCTAGTCAATACTAATGTAGTATAAACAGGTACCAACATGAGATAACATTTGGActgtatcaaataaaaaagtgtTCCACCATGAAATGACATTTAGAATGAAACTCAAGAATAAAATCATGCAGAATGTGACTAATCAATTTCAATTATTAGTCTAATCAATTTGGAATGATTTCATTTGCAAAGAATTCTCGTGTAGAATCTACCTGCAATCTAGGAGAGAAAAGTCAACCTTACGACTTTCAGTTCTAATCAACTACCAATGAGTACTAATTTCAAGAGGTGACTAATCAATTTCAATTATTAATCTAGTGGCATATAATACAAAGATATGCAAATTGTTCCTAATAATAAAgataaaggaaaagagaaagcaTACTCTTTAGAATGATGTAGGAGCTTACTGCTTTGCCATTGCCGCAATCTTACCACCAGGATCTATACCCCTTTTAGCTATTTCATTGCTGAGATTCATTATTGGGATCCCATTGATGAACTCCATTACTAAGATCTTCCTAACCAAATAAAGCAACACATGTTTAATTGGAATAGTAATGTAATGAAGAAAAACAATGTGCTGCATCATATTGCAAGGAAAAACAAACTAAGTGAAACAACttcatgagaaaaaaaattctcattaCAGCATCCCACTTGTGAATCAGAAAATCCTTAAACATCACATGAAAGATACACCAGAAAGGGACTAAACTTTGGCAGATCATGCAACATAACAACCATAACTTGGAATTGGAAAGCAATAAAGGATGATTACATTTACGTCCTAGAGAGCATATATATGTAATGTTGCAATGATCGCGAataaatatgatgatatgatagtAGTTCAACAAATCAAAAACTATATCAACTAAATTtggcaaggaaaaaaaaaacaagtgacTCATGGTTCacgagaaaaaagaaagaaagaacattAAGGCCCTGCAGCAACTCTCTCGTGAAAGTATGTTGACGATGTACATAGCGAAGTTCTTATTGCAGCCTCTTGAGTTACTAAAGATACAATTCCTAGTAAGAGAGAAAAGTGTTGATTCTACAAAAGCCAGAAGAATGTCATTTCACCTAGAAAATTAGAGTAATAGAGAGCGCTAGAATAACTACTTGTTCAACACCACTTTGCAGCAGTCCAATTGATCACAACCTTATTAAGAACTTCCTTAAGGAGAGGCAGTTGGATTTATTGCTGTAGTTTTATCTGCATTTTCCACCTAATTTCAAAATAACAAATTCTTAAAATAAGCAACCAACATGTACCCATATAGTATCTAATTACTATGGCATCCAAATCTGACATGGACATGCATAAAATACTCAATTATTTGTGCACTGGAGTTAATGAGCCCGTATCTAAGTACATAAGTACTTGCAATATATACAGTATTAACCAAATTTGGTGCTTTACAGCGGTTTTTACATAATACCTGCTCACCATGCCAGGCATCACACGTGGCACCAAAACAGGAGACTTCTTGTTGTTAGTACAAAAGGACTGCCGGATTCTTTCCATTGCCTCGGCTTCTCGGAGAAAATCAAATTCATACCCAACCTTTGAAAGCATAGAAGATCCATCAAAATCATGATGCAATATTTATGAGCAGTAATCTAATTTAGTATGGGCCAGTTCAATATAATGTAACTGCACAAGTCAACCAACCTAAAAGTAACTAAGTTAGATCATGGATAAGAGTAACTGGATTTAACAGATTGTTTAGTATTGAGATtcaattttgttattattattaagataaAACAGGCATATAGAAATGCACACTTGAAATTATGCAATTGGTACTCCTTAATGTTCATTAATCTTAAGGTTTCTCAAATGTACTGTTAGTGATAGATGAGCCTCCATACATTCGATGTCAGTACCTGTTTCCTAGAGGACAGCCACAAAAAGGACCTAAGTTTCTTGGATATCATAGATCAAAAATAAATACAGGCAGAACACTCTGAAGAAATCTCAATTCTATTTCCCTCGTGTTACTATCTCCAATGTGACTCAGTTTACCatcaaaaagataaatattGTTTTTCATCGAATGATTTGGTGGAAACAGAAGTTACAGAACTCAAATAGTAAAAAGCAACAACTGGAGCTAAATGTTGTTTGCAACTTGATTCCAACTATGACGATTtgacttataatttaaagtttcaagcGAAATTGAATTGGAATCCCTCCAACCTTCAGAGCTGTGACCACTATTGGCCTCAAATTTGATTCAATCACACAGTAGCTTACTAGCTTCCAATATTTTTCAAAGATAACTAAGAAGTGTGAATGAGCTATTATACgaacataaaaaatattgacAGAGTGTAACTCCAAGTTGTAACCATGTATCTTAAGATAGAAACATGTTATCAGCACAACCAATTTTAGTTTAGTCAAAGCAGCCCGAAAACTACCAAAGCAACATAGTTTAGGAAAAGATTTGCACAGGAATACAATGGAGCATAATAAAACAGCAATACCTGCTTCTCAACCTCTTTGGTAAGAGAAAATAGGTCAAATTTAATATCTGTTTTCTGTAAAAACAAGACAAATGCTTGCAAGTTGTGGATATCTATCATCATCAAATGCTGAACACCCGGATGTTGCACCTATAAAATATTCATTGGCATCAATAAACCATAAGCACATAACAAATGGAAGCAACCGATTATTGCAACCTTTAATTGTTCCATACCTTAACAGCAACATCTGTTTTTGCACATTTAACTCTTGCCCGATGTACCTAGTAGATGATGTAAGAATCAAACCAGGAAAATAATTTCGgtttttattaaatttcatgATACGTTTGAAtaaaaacaatttattaaattcCAGAACACaaaataatgaattatttatTAGTTTAGTAAAAGAATTTAACAAACCCGTGCATAAATTGTTTTATAACAGAACTATGAACTTATATTCAGAAATTGATAATCATCACCCCACTGCAAATTATACTAAGATTTTCAAGGAAAATACAGTTGCCTCTTATGTACAACTAAAAAACCAAGCATCACAATGAACTGGACATGAATAAACTTCACAATAAGCTATTCGCGTAATTTACATTACCATTTTACTTatgtacttttttcttttcttttttttgacaaGTCAACATAAAAAGGAAAACCATAATTCTTCTAGGATCATGACGTAAAACAAAGGTAGCAATCGAAGATGTCAAGATATTTAACGAATGAATGGGGAATCCTAGCTGGCACATAACAGTGGCAATTTATGCCACTGCATGCAACAAGACCCAATATCAGGTTTTCTTAACCCGCTGCACAATAGCACTCATCGGCATCATCACAGTAACCAACAAAAGGATCCATAATTACTTAAACACATCCAAGCCTTTCATGTTCACTAGCTATTATGCTACATGCCATGTTACATATTCACTAATTCCACGCCACATTAAACTCATGCCGCTTCACGTAGAATAGGTTAAAGATATTACCACTTTTATAAGCAGTATAAAAGAACCATCAACAAAGGTCTTTTCGGTAGACGCAAAGGAAGGTGATCACAAGATAGAAAGAATCCACATATATGATTACAATTGAGTACGTTCACCACTTTTCACCATATAATGCCTTCAAGCAATATCAAGTAATAAACTATTACTCGTGCTGTTTAGTTGAAAATGTCAGTTTCTGATTATCGTTATAAAATACATATCAAAGTAACTTAAGTGATTGTTCAAATTGGAATATTGTTGCATCTACAGGATCAGATTTTGCAGCCTGAAAGCTCTAAAGGACAAGATCTGGATGGGATACATTTTACGTTTTCAATAATTCTCACATATGGAAAAGAATCATATTTTTATACATTCCTGTACTAATGGCGGCTAGTCCGTAgaaacattatatttttcacattttcaaaatttgaacacaTGACAGTCACTTGCCAAGGAACAGTCAATGGAAACGTATCCAACACCAACCAAATTTTTGGGCTGTCCATGTTTCCTGGGTTTGAGCCATTTCATCATTTTCAAGGAAAAGGAATTAGTAACTTCAAGACAATATAAAATCCTCTAATCCAGAATCCAATTTTACGCCAACCTTTCTTCTTGGGTCATTTTTCATTGTTTCGTTCTCTTCCTCACAGTTTCAGCAAAATTAACTACTAAGTACTAACAGTATAAAAAACTAGATTTAGTGAGAGAAAACACATCTTCCTGAAAAACCctctatttattatttctttatattagGGAACCTTGGTTGGAGGATATCAATTCTCTAGGCATCGTGTGATCCATAATCTTCGATCTAAGATATGATCAACATTCAAAACCTCAATAATTTCCATAACATTGTAACAGTCCCTACCCTAAATTATCCACTAGAATGTCCATTGCGCAATAACATATCGAAACAAAACTATTAGTACTTGCATAAGATTTTCGAAATCATAGATGCTAAAATCTTTTTGATGCTTATCATGCAATATCAACGCAATCTTAATTTGGTTCTCTTCAAGTGATAATATTCAGTAGGTTCAATTACTTACATTCATATTTTGACTTCCAATTCTAATCACTGTTTGGGCGAAGTCAAAAAGTTATCTTTCTAGTGTCGTTACTTCCTTTCTAGATATGTAATGatgaaagagaaataattaatgGATTGACTAGCCACTTCATAATATGTAGAAAAACAGCCATAAGAAAGCAAATCAAATAGTTGCAACTGCTTTCTATCTTTTTAAGGCAAAAATAATACTAGGATTAGTGAATACATAAAAATTCCAATGGAACAGGAACAAGATCACATCCTTGTAGACTCTAGGTTGAGCAATTCTTCAAATCTAAAGAAGTGCATGATAACTATCAACACAAACCTGTGCTATCGACGCAGATCCAACAGGCTCAGGGTCAAATTGTTCAAATATCTCTCCAAAGCTTTTCCCCAGCTCTTTCTCCAATATTTGCTCAACCACTTTGATCGGGGTGGCCGGAGCCCTATCACACAATGTGACAAGTCTTCTCACCCAAGCTGCCGGGGCTAAATCCGGTTTACCCAGAATTTGAGCAGCCTAATTACAATACAGTAGTGTTAAGAATCATTAAGGTTTCAAATTATAGGAATCAATTATTGTATCAAAAACAAGAACATATTTTCAGAAACTGTTTTATATACCGAAATCCTTTAAGGAACAAAAATTGGAAGTTTTAACTCTCACTTAGAGAACAGTATCACCAAAGGATGTCCGAAAACTTGAGGGGGCAGGTACTCTTTGttcgtaaaattaaatttctttgagagagaagagaagaaaagttcaaaattttcaacataACACTCATAAATTTGCAATCTTTACATGCAAATCATGCCTACATATACTTGAAATGAATACCAATGCCGAAGCTTTTCTAATAAAAAAGTCAAATTTTGTTCTACAACACAACTCATGCATTCAAAAGTCGCTCTTTTAAGCGACCAGAAACAATCCTACAAACTCTCAGaagcatttcatcaaacatCTAGAGCGCATATATCATATTTCCGCAAACCAACGTCTAACACGCCATTTCTAATCCAAATTGAGCAAAACCCATCATTCGTAGGATCCTCCGAAGATCGGTTACCTTGAGAAAGAGCCCGCCGAGCTCGGAGCAGAGGGAGAACATCTTCTCCGCCGCGACCTCATGCTGCCGCTCCCACATGGCGTCCCGCTTCTCGGCGTCCCTCACGAACGCCGTCCGGAGCTGGCACGCCTGCAGCAGCACCCCAAAAAAATGGTGAACTCCACACGCCAAGCCCAAAGCCCATAATTGGCGCAGTAAGGAAGAGAGGGAACCTTGTAGCCAGAGTAGATGTCGGCGGCGCGGACCCAGAATTGGATTGAGCGGCTCCAAGGCGTAAGGTGGGCGGAGAGCTTCTGGGGGAGCTCTCGGAGGTCCCAAGAAGCCATGGCCAATGCTCCCCTTCTCTATCTCtatatctctctatctctatctctctatctctatccctatccctatctctatctctatctctctttcacCTCTACTTGTTCTCTACTTGGGGGGATTTGTTTGAGGTGATGAGGTGAGAGCAGTGTGTGGTTGAGGgataaagaaagagagagagagagagagagagagagagagagagaggcggaggaggattGCAGGCAGGGCAGGCTGGCAGATGGTGGTGGGTTCTTGAGTCTTGACTGCTCGCTTTTGGTGGGCTTGGTATCTGTCTGCCAAGGATGATTTGTGTGCTTCCTGCAAGAGGGCAAAGGAGCGACACCAACAAGTGGTGAAAGCGAAACAAACTCCCTTAGTGGGAGGTGTGGCCGTGTGGGGTGGCCTCAGAAGTCAGAAAGGTGGAGAAAATTATGCACCTAGCatttgctcaaaaaaaaaaaagcgctaCCAAGTACATTCCATAGGGCAGAAGCTGCAGAGAATTTCTATAGCCCCGTGACGTGAAAAACAGTATTTctaatcaatcaaattattttaatccAGCCCATTATATTTATggctatttaaaaaatattttttacaaatatatataattagctaATTATTAATGATGTGATGTAAGTATCGCATAATAGATATCATCCATAATCGTGGACTCGTGATGTCGATAGGTACGGACattcgaaattttattcgaTTTCAAATCCGAACAGAACGAATATATTcgatactaaataaatataattttagatatgaatattaacaataaaaatccgacggatataaattcggatatgaattttgaccgTGCCCGatctgaatccgaatccaaatttattttacatgatatataatatgtatataaaaatttaattttatatttgaatttacattttaaaaatttaaattaaatataatatattttaaaatattaaaaggagaaataattatttcggttAGTCAGATTatgggtttggatatggatttttaatttattttatattatatataatatgtatataaaaatttaattttatatttgaatttatattttaaaaatttagatttaatgtaatatattttgaaatattaaaagtagaaataattgtttcgggctCGGATTCgagtttcgaatttttggtcgagTTATGAGTTTggatataaagttttaaaattcatCAGGTTCGGATTCAATTTCGGATTTCAGGTTTGGAGTtggtttcgggttcggatattTGAAAGTCCGCCTTGAATCCGACCCGTTAACATTCCTAACGTGGGCCAAAAGGAGATGAACGGGTGTTGTCACAAACAGTAAAATTTGGATGACCTCATGAAtagattaaaaagataaaatgttCTATTTGTACTTCCAAAAAAACAAGTATGGATCTTACATACATCATgttaagatttttaaaaattcaaatgagttatagtaaaaaaataaatacattgaTGTGATAAGTacaaaaatgataattttttaatgtataggTATAAGATTTACATCTCCTCTCAATTATAGAGCTTTCGAAAATGGGTtcttcaactttaaattttttttttaatattgagtATTTTaagcgtctaaatttttttttaattttttttatagttaattaagtTTGACAATTTCAATCAATTGTAAGTGTGcagttaattaatctaatttaattcattaaaaactaatttaagttatcaaatttaataaaattatcgatttaagtttcaattattaattaaatttaaatttttaatttaaaaatagctTTAGGCTTAAAGataagtttataatttaaatccAAAACATGCAattgaattcacaatttgaattcCAAGTTCAAGTTGAAGTTGGTTGctgaaaatttatttcaaatttaaatttaaatattcgagtttaagtttgaatttaaatgttaaaactagaattcaaaattttgcaaaatttaaatcatatttaaattgacaaatttgaattcaaaagtgtaattgaattcaaatttggattcaTAATTGAATTCCAATTCAAAGTTAacttagaattcaaaattaaaataaattcaaagattaaaGTAAAGATGGAACATCATCTCTTACATAGATTCTCCATATTCGGTGTCTTCAGAATGTTTTaagccaaaattaaaaaaataagattacatTACTTTTGTAAAATAACTTCTATATTCAATTTCGTAAATTAAATAActgataaaattttacttcCTGAAAGTACTATTTTTGGAATAAAGCTTCGGTGAGGAGCTCTCCCCTGGGAGCGTCCGATCCACTTGCATGTATTTATTTTGCCTTTATCCAATGATTTTCGGTATTttttaacactaaaatttttttaaaaaataaatttaaaaaatttataattttggatAGAAATAAAAGTGATATGTGGCGATGTACGTAACGAAGCGTTCTTGGGGAGCACTAAACATTGTTTTTCCTATTTTTGGTACTTCACTTTGTGCCAATCAAGCAACACTTGCCTCAGACAAGCACCAAAATGGACACACCTCCTTGGACCCAACATTAATTAGGACCCATTAATGGACTAGTGGGATAATAATGCTTGGACCAGTTCAAACACaagtttatattatatatgtaaaataattggCGTAACAATATAattgattatattatataggctatgactactatactattatgagtattgaagccctcgtactcataagttgttttcaatgatggagcttccgaatcgacgatccactctgttaaatatgatctagagtatttgaaacttctagaaaattaatttcgtaaattttcgaaatcataataaagtccatcaagtgggcataaaatgaacggtcaaaatcgaacgacgtcctaaaaaaagataatcggatccttcaattcaagatcggagttattgatctttatctatgtagtgaatagaattttctatcaaaaattcaacaaattctgattattttacaccattaaactagcaagtatcccataccggccgttaaaaattgtcaaatttgtgacctcttgatcgtaaggtaaatgatgtcgaaaaattataaattttgatttctagaagttttaaatgctgtaaataacgtttaacgttgtggatcgtcgattcggaagctctatcatcgaaaacaacttatgagtacgagagcgatcatactcataatagtatagtagccggacccatattatatatgataaagttgttaaaaatttttgttGGTGGTTTATTATTGGTTAAAACGCACTCAACTTTGTGCCACAAGCCTTGTGGCAACAGACTCAAGAGATTAATAAATTCAGTTGGATAAGTTGAATAAATTGAGTGGAATTGTGATTCACAATAGACATAATGGCAAGAGatctaataataaatttaacgTTCAGATGGATTAAGTAGGGTCGATATTCGTGAGCATTGTAGTTGAGCTTTTAAATATGATGAATACGCCCTTCCCATCAGAAAATATTTTTGGGATAGTTTGTCAGCATTTACAATCCATAGATTGATCGTGGGATACATTGACAATAATACAAGTACTATTGGAAAAGTTCTTTCTAATCTTTaagcaaaaattttttaaagtaattttaaaatgcaataATTCAATTTCAGTTTTGAGCAGAAATTAAGTAGCGAAAACTGTAGAGAAGAAAGGATTAGATGAAGCCTGTAAGTCAAGGCGTGCAAAGCACTATACTATAAGCGAGATTGTCCCTCCAAGTTTGAGGCTTCGGCAGTCACTTCCAGCGATACAATGACCACCGTCCATCCCATCGGTCTGGTTTCAGGGTGGTGCAATACGAACCCAACAAGCTATCAGAGATCCAGTCAAGTATATAGAATAGGCAATGTAATCGAGCAAAATCGTCGGTAAGAATGTAGAACATAGAAATCTCAGGTAACCCTCTCCCACAAGCATATAGTAGGAAGATGAAGGTACAATGGTTCAATTCCGTGCAATGCAACATAAGGAAAGTGCCCGTAATATATGGGATATGGGTTAGGggctaaatacaaaattttaaaaaataaaataaaacaaaatgagCTATGTGCTGGAACCGCGCGCCGCTCATACGGCCAAATAAGAGTTAGGGCtaaatacaaaatttcaaagaatgaaataaaacaaaatgaaCTGTGTGCCTGGACTGCGCGCCACCTGTCCAGTCCGTGCCGTGCGTATGTCTAATCAAGAGTATAATTCtcatatttttccaaaaaattaatttgaaaataaaggaGCATATATACAACATCAATATGTCTTAGTTTTAACTAATAAAGGAGCCCGCGCTTCGCAGCGGGTAGCAACTATaggagtaattaataataaaaaaatatcaaatattcttTTGTGTACTTCACTTGCCGCAGTCACTAAAGGTCCCTCACTATTGGTGCCCGGGATGGGACCGACGACGCCTTCTCTGGCG
Coding sequences:
- the LOC109719900 gene encoding uncharacterized protein LOC109719900, with amino-acid sequence MASWDLRELPQKLSAHLTPWSRSIQFWVRAADIYSGYKACQLRTAFVRDAEKRDAMWERQHEVAAEKMFSLCSELGGLFLKAAQILGKPDLAPAAWVRRLVTLCDRAPATPIKVVEQILEKELGKSFGEIFEQFDPEPVGSASIAQVHRARVKCAKTDVAVKVQHPGVQHLMMIDIHNLQAFVLFLQKTDIKFDLFSLTKEVEKQVGYEFDFLREAEAMERIRQSFCTNNKKSPVLVPRVMPGMVSRKILVMEFINGIPIMNLSNEIAKRGIDPGGKIAAMAKQKILKNLTLAYGQMILKDGFFHADPHPGNILICKDSEVALLDYGQVKQLPNDLRLGYANLILAVADNDLSRVAQSYKELGIETLATCVNVQQELLQLAQRMFDTKLPPGVTVMTPFSEESSLKKVAVRNFPEELFSVLRTMQLLRGLSVGLGINYSCAEQWRPIAEEALCRAGRLKAEDLKARKRGFFRRIFRR